The Astatotilapia calliptera chromosome 8, fAstCal1.2, whole genome shotgun sequence nucleotide sequence aactattgttgtgatttggcgctgtgtaaataaaattgaactgaattaaactgaaaattaaataaaagtaaactgaaCCTGTAAGTTCAGGTGAGTGAGTTTTAGCACTTACTGCAGCCACTGTGATGGCTTTCGCtggtttatgttgtttttttacatttaaataaaggtGTTGAGATCTTTTCTTGGCtctcacttttctcctctcctccctccccttatcttccctgcttagcctcttgtgtccttgtcttgtctcgtgtgtattacttttccctggaacagtctctcacagtctgttctctaaaacctaaagaaaattatggatttgatcaactggtctctgaatgctattgacacccttttctcaacgagaagtctgggctcaggAGaccccgagtgccctggagggactgtccctgccggatacacaatggacgggtggcagacatGGAGGAttgtgtgcctggcgggactgtcaatcgaggacgctgaagatatctacctattcggaaccatgataacagggttcatgctgatcggagctggcttggccctggcttatcggagaattaagagagcagaaccggctgttcaacccccccaaggctgcccgctggaactgaagcgatgggacgaggcgcgacctctcacaacgaacgcAGCATGGGTAACACCTTGGAGATgcttacagctgccgtgaagactcaaaacaacaccattgagcgtatggtgggatacatcagagagagaggcctgctcaaaatgagacccttgTGCAAAAGTTGGATCACATCGCAGAACggctcactgcagttgtgaggtctcaaaatcacaagaatgacaacaccacggaccagaagtttgataccatcatggggaggctcgcggctctccaacgggagattgagagaccagcgtcagagtgttaaagaacagctttgaaattctcatgagctgctcgcataaaagaaaaatcaacaataTCAACATGCGGACAACACGGCGCCAGCTGCACGGGCCCAAAGCTGGAGacgaacaaaaactccctgataacaactgtgtgatgaccattcttcccatcccatgccAGGCCACCTGGATTGGCtagcagactgtttacttagcctgatagggcgaaggacactgtctcaggtgaactatggacacgcacacacttacactgataagcactcacacatcccccctccccttccaatgccttcgatgcttgttgcctCCTGGGAACACGAGGCGAGTCTGGGCTCGCGCTGGAGAGTCGGCAcagtggcaggatggctgctgtgttgcctgggattactccttatcccctacccaaccctgttgctggtcacgtgctctataatgttgtgctgtggacatttatgtgctttctgtgcagaggagtttttttgtttcctgttctcatgctgtcctcctgtagcccagcatgagtagaggtctctttttttcctcttgtacttttcccattgtagtgtacatttcactgtttttttctgtaatgcatccattctctgacttgtatccccatgtgatgtctgtgttgtgtgtgtaaggtcggggggcgggttcattccactgcagggcaacatgcatgtggcgaataaactttgaacttgaacttaaGCTGAAGCTAGCAGTTAGAGCCACCTGTGTCAACATCCACCTGCCAGTCAAAgtggccacgcccctaataatgaCTGACTTATAACTATAGCTGTTACGAAGCAGCATGTATACAACAGACACTAAAGAAATAAACGgttttcaaagtgttttatTGTAGCCAATGTAGCCCATCAGAATCCTTTTATATGGATGAGGAGCTAAAGTTTTCCACCAACATTCAGAGAAAAGCCTCTTTGGTAATGAAGGTTGTCGACGGTGTTTGAAGGTGGATCAGAAGTATGGTGTGGGGTCGCGCTTGTCGCACATCTGGACGTGGATGTGTGAGGTGATTCCCGGATAAACGCTCTGCATGGGCAGCATGGTGCCGATCCTCTGCCCCTTCCTCACCGTTCCTGAGGTTCGGTCCGGCCTCACGTAGAACAGCTTGAAACAAAGACCTGCAGGACGCAAACGCAACGCCTCGATCAGTGAATCAGTACCAGGATCAGTAACTCTGTTAGTGCTGGCTGCGCGTGATGACCCACCCTGTCCTGACAGGTTGATGCCCTCGTTGATGGCTGCCTTACTGGGGTCGGTGTAGACGGTCAGTTTCCCGTTAAGAGTCACGTCAAACGGAGCGTAGACAGCGGCGCCGTCGCTGCACTTGATGTCCAGCCCTTGGTGGAGTCTGGTCCCCCTGTAACCAGCAGACATCCAGCTGTGAGCAGCTGTGCCACATCGTCCACACCAGCCTTACAACAAAAACGTGATCTCTGAGTACCGTCCGGCTCCGTACTGTCCCTGTCCCCATCTGTCCGACGTCCTCCGGCTGTTGCTCGGGTTACTGCTGCACAGCTGACCGAACTTAACGCCGTCACACACCCACAAAACAGCTGGACACACACAGATTTAGACTTTTATGGACACAGCCTTGGGTTTTATTACAAACCTTGTCAATAAATTAAGTTACAAAGTGGATTTGGTCTTCTAGAAACAActtcatgtttaaaaatgatctttGAATTGTTAAACGTGCTGAGAGAATAACAGCGTGACTCGGGTGATCAGCTGATTAGGTGTAAACACTGTGATAACACCTGACTGATCAAAGGTAAACAACATCACCTGGTTAACAACATCGGTTCATCTGTTCATatattctttctttaaaaggtaaacattttgttctgtttttaaataagtgtatttaaaaacatgcaaatcaaGCTTTTACCCCAAAATTTACATTGTTACACTGCAGGGACTGAATCTGTCCCTGTGTGGTTGGTGAGCCCATGTATGGAGGTCCCCATAATGTCACAAAGGTcagtttacatttaaatttcGTCCTTCTGTGTCATCCACAGTGAACTTTCACATGCTACATGCTGTTCTCAGAAATAATACGAGTTCAAAGAATGGCAGCTTTAAGCTGTGACGGTTTAATCTTTGAAAGTTTCCTCACCCAGTAAAACGAGGAGGCGTCTCATCTTCAGCTGCGACCCTCAGGCTGAGCGCCTGCTCGTCGTCTCGCAGACTTTAaaggctgaaaacaaacaaacactttcaGGAGTTTTCGTTATTTCGCCACAGCAGAGAAAAGGGCAATGATGAAACtcagtgtttgtatttgtgttgcATCAGTCGCTGTGCAGACCAATGATCCAGCTCTCTGCAGTCAGCAGCTCCGGCTCAGATCACTGTTATACTATAATAATATTGTAATATTCAGCCTGCCTGACGGCCTGCTTGTGCCTCATGGATCATACAGATTCAGGATTTCATCGTGACATTAAGCTGACGCTCCTCACAGTGTGAAAACTAACATAAAATGACGATCATGTAATACAAGATCTATACATGAATGATACAATGACGTGACGAATTATAATGTTTACGTGCTGTCAGTGAGTCTGTGACTGTTTTCACTGGTTTTCTCACTTTTGTCTTCAGCCGTTGTTCCTAGAAAACATTCTGATTGCTTACACTGATGTGTTTTCCAAGTTCATCAGCTGAATGTGACAAACTGAGCAGGACCACGAAACGTGAAACCCTGGAAacgtgtgacctttgacccctgaGACAGCAGCTGTCcacacagagtgaaaatgagttAAAATCATCCGAGTGTCAGTTCTGATGGGTCCGAAGGCTCGGCCGCAGTGACCATCGCGCATGCGGGGTCCTCGAGCCCACAGGTCAGCGGTTAGTGACAGAGTGTTTGAGTTGGCCTCTGTCGTTCCCTGACGTGACCTCGTCTCCACAGCACAGACTGAGTGAACGAACTCAGAGGTCAGGACTACACCAGAGTCTGTGCTGAAGCGCCCTGATGTTCTCTGAGCTTCAGCTGTTTCTGTTACAGTGAAGAAAACTCATCTGGAGTCTAAACCAACACAAACGTTAAATCTCTGAAGGAAAACACACCTCACACTCTGACACTTGATTTTATTCTCCATTAAAACTGTTTCTATACAAACTTTACAAACGTGACAATCacaacacatgaaaacacacacacacacacacgcacacacgatGTCCTGGTCACACGGGGCAGAGACGGGCTGACGAGTTTCGTGGTCACGTGACAAAGGTTGGCGTTTCTGAATCTCATAAATTTGCGTCATTAGCGTAAACGTGTGAAAGTCTTTCTGGACAAAACGATGAAAACAAACGAAGAATGAAAAACTGGGAAACGTAGCGACGACCTCACATCTGCACGTCCAGCCTGGATGACGAGTGCTGTCGTGCGGTCAGTTGAGCGTCAGCCCCTCGCTCACGGGCATGTTGATGTGGGCGGTGAGCAGCGGCGAGCTCCTCCCCTCGTGCAGGACGAACACCTTGATGACGTCAGAGATGCCCTTGTCGCTGGTGCACTCGACGAAGGTCTCCACGGGGTAGATGAGCCCGGGCACGAGCAGTGGGATCCTCATGTAGGGGTTCCTCATCCGGTACAGGCTCTCGTCGTACAGGAAGCTGATGGCGAGGTTCGTGACGGGCCGGCACGCCGCCGTGTTCTGGACATTCAGGGTCAGTTTGAAGGACGGGCCCAGACCCTGCACCACGGCGTTCATCTTCAGCGGCTCAGCGAGGCTGGCGGACATCGGCGTCAGGCTGGACTCCAGCGCTTTGACGTAGGCTTTGGCGGCGGCCAGCCGCAGGCGGCTCAGGTCCATCTGGAAAGCGCGGTGCATGGCCAGGCCGCTCTCCCGCTCTCTCAGCGTCTGGTCCACGTACAGCTTCGTCTTCTTGGGCACGTTGAGGCGAATGCTTTGGGCCAGTGGCGGGCCGGGGGCGCTGTCTCTGTCATCGAACGACGCTGTCCTCTTCAGGATCTTCACCATCAGACCGCCACCCTTGGTGGTCATGATGAGGGTCCCGTCCTCGCGGCCGTAGCGGCCGAAGCAGATGCTGGTGACCACGTCGGGGGTCTTGATGGTGCTCAGCAGGTTCTTGTCCCGGTACAGCTGCACCTCACAGTTGGCCAAACCCACCAGAACCGCCTGGAAGCCCCTGGTAGGGAGGTCCATGGAGGCCATGGTGACGATGGGCGCGGCGAGCACGGTCTTCCAAAGCTTCTTCCCCTGAacatcaaacacaaacatggttTATCGCGACTGCACCCCCTCCCAAGTTCTGAGATTCACAAACATGTGGCTGCAGGGGCGGGGCTTACCTTCTGTGTGAAGCCCTGCAGGGTCTCGTCAGTGCAGCCGACCACCACGTTCTTCCCGACTCTCACCAGGCCGACGGCGTGAGACGACAGCTCGATGCAGTACTTGGGTTTGTCCGACTCCCTGAAGGACGCACAAACGAGGAAACATGTGTCAGGGTCAGGGAGCTTATTGTCCACACACCGACAGAGTGGCGAGCAGTCCAACATCAACACAGCAGCGTGACCACAAAGTCGTTATTACTGGACCG carries:
- the LOC113027920 gene encoding leukocyte cell-derived chemotaxin-2-like, translated to MRRLLVLLAVLWVCDGVKFGQLCSSNPSNSRRTSDRWGQGQYGAGRGTRLHQGLDIKCSDGAAVYAPFDVTLNGKLTVYTDPSKAAINEGINLSGQGLCFKLFYVRPDRTSGTVRKGQRIGTMLPMQSVYPGITSHIHVQMCDKRDPTPYF
- the bbs1 gene encoding BBSome complex member BBS1, with protein sequence MSSAESSGDGGKWLDAHYDPVAGIYTFSSCVDLADLSGDGENRLVVGDLGSGSSGMKLKVYRGTALMSESTLLDLPAGLVAFFMDLHEPRIPAVAVASGPCIYVYKNLRPYFKFTLPGLEINTLEQDVWQQVKEGQINPLTLKEMLESIRKKADVPLSVRSLSFLSLEPHEMDEFVELLKHQPIKRQTVITCIGTLKKNMADEDGVSCLVIGTESGEVFVLDPEAFIILSKMTLPAVPTIMDVTGQFDVEFRITAVCRNGNIYILRRESDKPKYCIELSSHAVGLVRVGKNVVVGCTDETLQGFTQKGKKLWKTVLAAPIVTMASMDLPTRGFQAVLVGLANCEVQLYRDKNLLSTIKTPDVVTSICFGRYGREDGTLIMTTKGGGLMVKILKRTASFDDRDSAPGPPLAQSIRLNVPKKTKLYVDQTLRERESGLAMHRAFQMDLSRLRLAAAKAYVKALESSLTPMSASLAEPLKMNAVVQGLGPSFKLTLNVQNTAACRPVTNLAISFLYDESLYRMRNPYMRIPLLVPGLIYPVETFVECTSDKGISDVIKVFVLHEGRSSPLLTAHINMPVSEGLTLN